A genome region from Arachis duranensis cultivar V14167 chromosome 8, aradu.V14167.gnm2.J7QH, whole genome shotgun sequence includes the following:
- the LOC107461454 gene encoding uncharacterized protein LOC107461454 has protein sequence MQGLYGAASATATASSSSCLVKLGVRASWDTQQRLTYNPNAPRKLTKQLQTRTLTQTQSPPTTTATTRKDEFINDLLKRATPPAATDREKEKEEDDETYLGYEKWLPTPPKVVKPRSVFNAATLAYIGDCIYELYARRHFLFPPLSIEDYNDRVMAVVRCEAQDALLQRLLNSNFLSDQERDVLRWGKNIISSKTKTKRRAGAAVYNRASSLETLVGYLYLTNVNRLEKLMSELGFSVDSAMPLNLEEAIAGELNNG, from the exons ATGCAGGGTCTATACGGTGCCGCATCGGCGACGGCGACGGCGTCTTCGTCATCATGTTTGGTGAAATTAGGAGTGAGGGCTTCATGGGACACACAACAGAGACTCACTTACAACCCCAACGCGCCTCGCAAGCTCACCAAGCAGCTTCAAACTCGGACTCTCACACAAACCCAGTCGCCTCCGACGACCACTGCAACCACGCGTAAAGatgaattcatcaatgatcttCTCAAACGCGCCACTCCTCCCGCCGCGACTG atagagagaaagaaaaagaagaagatgatgaaacaTACTTAGGATATGAGAAGTGGTTACCGACTCCACCTAAAGTGGTGAAGCCTCGATCTGTATTCAATGCTGCAACGTTAGCTTATATCGGTGATTGCATATATGAG CTCTATGCTCGTAGGCACTTTTTATTCCCTCCCCTCAGTATTGAAGACTACAATGATCGTGTCATGGCAGTGGTGCGATGTGAAGCTCAG GATGCATTGCTTCAGAGGCTTCTTAACAGTAACTTTTTATCAGATCAAGAGAG ggaTGTTCTTCGATGGGGAAAGAATATTATTTCAAGCAAAACCAAGACAAAAAGGCGTGCTGGTGCAGCTGTATACAACAGAGCATCTTCACTAGAAACATTG GTTGGCTATCTTTATTTGACAAATGTGAATCGCTTGGAAAAGCTAATGTCGGAGTTGGGATTCTCAGTTGATTCAGCAATGCCATTGAATTTGGAAGAAGCAATA GCAGGTGAGTTGAACAATGGATAG